A genomic region of Dunckerocampus dactyliophorus isolate RoL2022-P2 chromosome 8, RoL_Ddac_1.1, whole genome shotgun sequence contains the following coding sequences:
- the LOC129185940 gene encoding RNA-binding protein 15-like, protein MKERERTPARKRSRLIDDGKERRGSLASSRRTGELLAASSNNCNASSRKSFPGDKRDYSDTRAANGYDYGAPSGSHGGADLTSDTSRSASRSAPRSPESEYKTLKISELGSQLNDEDVEDGLFHEFKKFGNVSVKMSRENDERVAFVNFRKPEDARAAKHARGRLVLFDRPLKVDAVYMNRRRSRSPVSKDGFPLGHRHIPFQRPLSPAGLGYRDFRLQQMALGPLPPPPLPHLTDVEREAYYSLYDARNHTSFLPEGAVFQDENSPEDDQRANRTLFLGHLDIGLTESDLRRAFNRFGVITEVDIKRAVHGQSSTYGFVKFENLDMAHRAKVAMSGKILGHNPVKIGYGKPTPTTRLWVGGLGPWISLAALAKEFDRFGTIRTIDYRKGEVWAYIQYESLDAAQAACTHMRGFPLGGPDRRLRVDFADTEHHYNQQQQQQYMQPPLPLSHYEVVPAPFDHRFDSSIRERSPLLPPRFRDRDLSSPAKWSGLGVRGAGFPPIAHLDRHCRENWPVEREWELQCRDASRRRRPLEHGWRPERSPESKDYVAHRNGNPTEQSPGVNSKDGGGDSDHEHLRPPRGRPNNQDKRRRTISPTAPTSCSERDHKRKPKSPAGKEDVSGCQSVQKLGQVWQGVLLLKNSTFPTSLHLLEGDLAVVSSLLMKSSKGGQASELKISQRLRMDAPKLDEVSRRIKAAGSSGYAVLLAMPLKCDDTVAQEAKDSTERPLKNLVTYLKQKEAAGIVSLPVGGGRNKEHSGVLHVFPPCEFSQRFMDESARVFAKSEDDFMVVVIIRGAS, encoded by the coding sequence CCGATCTCACCTCGGACACGTCCAGGTCCGCCTCACGCAGCGCCCCTCGGTCCCCAGAAAGTGAGTACAAGACTCTGAAAATTAGCGAGCTGGGCTCTCAGTTAAACGACGAGGATGTAGAAGATGGACTCTTTCACGAATTTAAGAAGTTTGGGAACGTGAGTGTCAAAATGAGCCGGGAGAACGACGAGAGGGTGGCGTTCGTTAACTTTCGGAAACCCGAGGACGCCCGAGCGGCCAAACACGCCCGCGGTCGACTGGTGCTCTTCGATCGTCCTTTGAAAGTGGATGCGGTTTACATGAACCGGCGAAGAAGCCGCTCCCCTGTTTCGAAAGACGGTTTTCCCTTAGGACACAGGCATATTCCCTTTCAGAGACCACTCTCCCCCGCCGGTTTAGGCTATAGAGACTTCCGGTTACAGCAGATGGCGCTTGGccccctcccccctcctccCCTGCCTCACCTCACAGACGTTGAAAGAGAGGCATATTATTCCCTTTATGACGCCAGAAATCATACATCTTTTCTCCCAGAGGGAGCTGTATTCCAAGATGAGAACTCACCCGAGGACGACCAGCGGGCAAACAGGACATTGTTTCTGGGTCATCTGGATATCGGTCTGACAGAGAGCGACCTGCGACGGGCTTTCAACAGGTTCGGCGTCATCACAGAGGTGGACATTAAACGGGCGGTGCACGGACAGAGCAGCACGTATGGATTTGTCAAGTTTGAGAATCTCGACATGGCCCATCGAGCTAAAGTAGCAATGTCGGGGAAAATACTGGGCCACAACCCGGTTAAAATCGGCTATGGTAAACCTACGCCCACTACCAGGCTGTGGGTGGGAGGTCTAGGGCCGTGGATTTCCCTCGCCGCTCTGGCTAAAGAGTTTGACCGCTTTGGTACCATCAGGACTATAGACTACAGGAAAGGTGAGGTGTGGGCTTACATCCAGTATGAAAGCCTGGACGCTGCTCAGGCCGCGTGCACTCACATGCGAGGTTTCCCTCTTGGTGGCCCCGATAGGAGACTCAGGGTGGACTTTGCGGACACTGAGCACCACTACaaccagcaacagcagcagcagtacatGCAGCCCCCTCTCCCTCTTTCCCACTACGAAGTGGTCCCGGCGCCCTTCGATCACCGCTTTGACTCCTCCATAAGAGAGCGGTCCCCCCTGCTGCCACCTCGCTTCAGAGACCGAGATCTCTCCTCGCCTGCAAAATGGTCCGGCTTGGGTGTCCGAGGGGCTGGCTTCCCGCCCATAGCTCACCTGGACAGACATTGCCGTGAGAACTGGCCGGTGGAACGCGAGTGGGAGCTGCAGTGCAGAGACGCGAGCCGCAGAAGACGCCCTTTGGAGCATGGATGGCGTCCTGAGCGCTCTCCTGAGAGCAAAGACTACGTTGCTCACCGCAACGGCAACCCCACGGAGCAAAGCCCTGGAGTGAACAGCAAAGATGGGGGTGGCGATAGTGACCATGAACACTTGCGTCCCCCAAGAGGGCGCCCAAACAATCAggacaagaggaggaggacaatAAGCCCGACTGCGCCCACCTCTTGCTCAGAGAGGGACCACAAACGCAAACCAAAGAGCCCTGCAGGGAAGGAGGATGTCTCAGGGTGTCAGTCTGTCCAGAAGCTGGGTCAGGTGTGGCAGGGCGTGCTGCTGCTAAAGAACAGCACCTTCCCCACGTCGCTGCACCTACTCGAAGGCGACCTGGCGGTGGTGTCCAGCCTGTTGATGAAGAGCTCCAAAGGTGGCCAAGCGTCGGAGCTGAAAATCAGCCAGCGCCTGCGCATGGACGCTCCCAAGCTGGACGAGGTCTCTCGCCGCATCAAGGCTGCCGGATCAAGCGGCTACGCCGTCCTCCTCGCCATGCCCCTCAAGTGCGACGACACGGTGGCTCAGGAGGCCAAGGACTCGACAGAGAGGCCGCTGAAGAACCTGGTGACCTACCTGAAGCAGAAGGAGGCGGCCGGCATCGTCAGCCTACCCGTGGGGGGCGGCCGCAACAAGGAGCACAGCGGCGTCCTGCACGTTTTCCCACCTTGTGAGTTCTCTCAGCGGTTTATGGATGAGTCGGCAAGAGTGTTTGCCAAATCGGAGGATGACTTCATGGTAGTGGTCATTATTCGAGGAGCATCGTGA